In Metabacillus sp. FJAT-52054, the genomic stretch GTCTTACCCCTCCGAGCGATTGTTAGTGGAAGAGAGTTGCATGCATTTCTGGCAATTAAAACTCCTTACAAACAATCGTTTAAACGAATGATTGAATATGGATTTGAACTAAACCCAGATTTTATAGCTATTACTCAAAAAAGAGTAACAGCTCAAAAAAGCTGTTTAGCTCATTTTTGAGCGAAAGTACCAGGGGGCATAGCTTGCAAGACGATCACCTAAAACTCGACATGAAAAAAAGGATTTGACCAATAGTCAAAGCAGACAAATTGAAGTCGTTCAAAAATGACCAAGTTCAAACTCAGGTTGCCGGCGGCGTTCTTTGCAGCTCTGAAGATATGTCCATGAGCCCTTTGCTTATAATAGTGTGGGTAACAACTAATTACTTGCGCTTTAAAATTACTCATTGAAAATCCCCGTAAACCCTTGGAAACAAAGGGTTTACGGGGATAATTTGTTGGACAAATCTATGGATAGAAATTATCCATTTTACTATCCCTTTTTCTATCCGAAATCACGCCGTTCTTGCGGCCGTTCTTGCTAAATGATGCCTAATATAAGTGATGTATTATCTCTGTGTTAAGCCTGCTGATAAAGTTCTGGAAAAGTCAGAATGCCCACTTACACACCATGCAAATGTCTGCATGGTTTTTCGTTCTTTTTGAAGATAAATAATGCTAACGCATTGGACCTCTGGCGTACTCCTTAATCTTGCTTTCATGTTCAAACAGGAAGTGGTCATATTCGAGAAGGTAAGCAACGGTGAGGAACCAAAACACTTTATCGTACATGACTTTTAAAGACTGTTTGTAAATGAACGGCTTATCCTTCAAAAAATCATTCTGTGCAGCGTAAATCCAGAAGAGCTTTGACCCTTTTTGGATTCTTTGTAAAGTTGCGATCAGAGCCTCATTGATTCCTGGTGCTTGATACGAAAGCTGCAGAACTATATCATCTGGCGCTTTTCCTCTATGTATTTCAATTACATCAACTCCATCAATCCTCATGACCAATCTCTCCTTCGCTTGAATTCAGATAAAGGATAGTGCATGTTCCCTGGATTTGGCTAATGAGCATTTCCGGAATTTGGTGAGGGTAAAACCATCGGAATTCCGGATTTCAGCTAAGAATAAATCTTTTTTGCGGCGTTAAAAATGGTTTTTGGGGTGAAAAATAATTTTTTAGCCGGCGGATACATTCTAACCGCATAGCAGCATCTCAAGGCCTGTAAACACGTTGATAAAAAGAAGAATACTTGCTTACGGAGGTTAATGCATACAGAAACTCCAAGTCACCTGATAAAAAAGACAACATTAATCCCCAAAGTAAAGTAAAAGAAAAGAAAGTAAAAGAAAAGAAAGAGAAAGTAAATAAACCTTTTAGTCCTAAACAAGTTTATGACGAGGACAATATCCACTGTGCCTTCATCATTAATCAGCTCTTTTTATACAAAAAATAAGAATGTATGTTCGTTTTCGGTTAGGAAAGGCCCTATATATCCCAGTAATCTTTAACATTCCAGAAGTCCTTCACTTCGGCAGCTGGCTTAATTTTACGTATCGCATTAAGAAGCTTCTTCATAGTTGATCGGCTTGGTATATAGTCAGGATCGTTGCAAATTTTGCTAATGGTATTCCGGCTAATCTTAGAGGCCGCACACAGATCCTCCTGACTGTAACCCTGCTTATCAATGAATTTCCCTACTTTACTCCGTTTCTTTCCACTACCCCACATAAAGTTCACTCCTATACGTCTTGTAATTGTTAAGCAGTATGGACACCTTTCCCAAAACGAATACGAAATTTTCCCAAAGAAATTGTGAAAGTTGGACAAACCGTGCTGCATACGATGGGGTAAGAACGTGGTACACCAGCCTCCTTTGAAAGTGGTATATCAGGGTTTCAGGGTTACAAGCTGTTTAATGATCTCCCAGTTAATCCACCACAAGTCTTTATTTTGAAGGACTCATTGCTAACCTATCGAGTACATCTTTGCTGGTACATTAGTCCAAGCAGAAACGCTGTTATACCGGGGAAAACAGGATTTATTAAAAAAGAGAGACGCGGAATGAAAATAGAAGGGAGGGAGCGGGAACGGAGAAAATAGAACCTTTGAGGAGGATACATCAATGGGAGAAATTGTTTTAGTCGGAGTTATCGGAAGTTCAATTATCGGGGTGGCATTGTTGGAGGACCGATTGTTAAGCTTCGGGAGGTTTGTCGAGGCAGACTTGCTTGGCTTCCTTTTAAGATCCGGGCTCACTGTATCAGGAATATGGGCTGCAGCGTCGTTAATCATGCAAGCCATCAGGAGGTTTATTCTCTGATGATCAAAAGATTTTTATTAAGAGCTAAACTACAGAACGCTTTCAAGCTGGTTGATCTATCTCATAAGTTTACAAAGGGTAAAAACCAATTTACACGTTATCCATCCATTCGTATAGCTGAGGAGCGTCAGGATTACCTGTATTACGTCTTTTATCTTCCAGAAGGGTTAAACCCCAATGATTTAAAAAAGAAGGAATATGTGCTTTCTCAGGCGTTTGGGAGCGCCTATGAATTAAAGGGAGATGGAAAGAAGTATTCGCTGAAAATTTTCACCAGTGAACCGGAAACCTGTATTAGTTTTGATTTTGATGAACTCCAACCATTCCTTAACCATAGAATTCCAGTGCTGGCCGGCAAGGATTCCCTTGGAGAGATGCATTCCTTTGATATGGTCGATAATCCTCATCTACTGATTGCAGGGGAAACCGGGTCCGGGAAGAGTGTGACCATTCGGATGATCCTTACCTCGCTTATATTGACCAAGCGGCATACAATCGACTTCTATCTTGCGGACATGAAAAGAAGTGAATTTCATCTGTTTAGGTATTGCCAGGGTGTAAAGGCTGTAATGACCAAGAAAGATCAACTGTTAAGCTGCCTTCGGTTCCTGCGAATAGAACTGCAGCAGCGGGGAGATTTATTAGACGGTAGCGAATTGGAGCATATCGATAAATATAACGAGCGATTTCCGGAGAATCATCGAAATTACATCCTTTTGTGTATTGATGAAGTGGCTCTCCTGAAGAATGATAAGGAGCTCATGGATATCGTTGAGGAAATTTCCTGTATTGGCCGGGCGCTCGGAGTGTTCCTTATTCTTTCCATGCAGCGTCCGGATGGAAAAGTACTTGAAGGGCAGCTGAAAAACAATCTGACCGTTCGCTATGCGTTCCAGCACTCGGATAAAATCAATAGTGACATCACCCTGGGCCGTGGAACTAAGGAGGACGCCTCAAAGCTTGGTAGACCAGGACAATTCTACTTAAAGAACGCTCATATAACGGCTGTTCAAGCACCGTTCTTGACTGTAGAACGGGCAAAAGAATACCTGGAGCCCTATAAGATTAGGCCGCACATAGACGTTAAGGGGGAGGTCGTGAACGAGGACTTTGCACCGATGACTATGATTGGGGAGGAATCAGAGTGAATAAAAGAGATGTGGAGATTTTAGAGAGCCTGAGGAAGTTTAGGGTATTAGACCGGGACCAACTTATTTCCATGCACTTTCAGGGCAATGCTGACAGTATCCAGAGCTGTAATAAGGTGATGAAAAGGCTATCGCGGGATAAGAGAGTCGAAGTGGATCCGGGAGCGCGGCCGTATAATTATTTTCCTGATGGATCTGCTATGAAAAAGAACAGCACGAAGATTCCGCACTTTAAAGCAATTGGGGACTTTTATATCGATATATCCACTGTACTGCGGCCGAAAGTATTTGAAGTGGAATATAAAACTGGGAGCAAAGGCAGCGTTGAACCTGACATTTATATGATTTGGAACAAGATCCCCTTCTTTGTGGAAATTCAGAGGAACATCTACTCCAAAAAGGTGATGGAACGGAAGCTGGAACGGTACAAAGACTATTACAGCAGTGGTTTGTGGAAGGAAAGAATGAAGTTTTTCCCTTACTTATGGATTATAACGGAACATGTTTATTTGTTAAATTTCGAGCCATTAAAAGTGTATCAAACCAAGACGGTGAATGAGATGATTAACACTTATATGGTTAAGCAGGGAGCCGGCTGAGGGCTCTTTTTTTGTTTTCGAATTTTTTGAGAAACTATTAGTTAGTCAAAAAAGTCTAACCAATAAGTAAAGGACGAAAATGTCTCTTAATAAAAAAAGAGTAAGAACTTTTGAACATTTTTGTTTAAAAGTCTGACCAATTTCAAATATGAACGGGTTCAAATACAAGTGTGAAGGTTTTTACGGTTGTTTAGATGACCTCGTGTTTTGCGAGTTCATCTAAATACTTGGTTTCAAAAAAAAAGTTGTTGATCAAAAATGACCGGGTTTGAAAAGGGTATTAGTCAAAAAAGGATAACAGCTCAAGGATAAGACTTATTTGGGGTACCCTTTGAAATTAACTAATACGAGAAGTTCCATTGCATGAAACGAATTTCGGACGAAACGCACGCATAAAGCGGTTAAGGCGGAGATTAACGCTTAAATCGAATGTTGCGATTTTATTTACTTTTATCACTTCGGAAGCTTATAATGAACCTTATAACAATAAATTATTTAAAAATGCATGAAAAAACCTGATGCTGCTACATCAGGTTAATTCTCCGAATGGAAGTACCTCCATTTTTAAAAATCTAATTAGAATTGACCTACAAAGTTTGTAGGTTATTTTTTTTGTGAATTTGAGAAAACTTGAATAGCTTGGAGTGCTAAGCCGGTTACAGCCACAACAAAAGAAGCTATACTGAGGGCCACTTTATCACCTCCAACTACATCTGTGTACTGGAGGTTAATAATTCCATTCGGGTATTTATCATTTTAACACCTTATAGGAATCGAGGCACTATGTCTGACGTTTGTTATAACGAATATTTTTTGTGTTAATAATTTACAGACATCGTCGGCTAAATTCTTCTTCTCTCCTTAAGCCATGTGAAGAAATCTTCACGTTGAACCTTTTTATAGCGGCCAAGTGGAATTAGCGGGAAGTCTTTCTCATCCATTAGCTCATACGCATACTTCAACCCAATCCCTATTATTTCTGAGATATGCTTAGCGCTTAGCAAGTAAGGTAATTCTGAAAACTCTTCACTTCTTTTACTCTCCTGGTTTGATAAACTTTCCAATTTTATAACTTGATTATAAGCAAGGAAACCGTCGCTAATAAACTGTGAGGATCCTCCACAAATAGGACACTTCATCTTACTGAGGTCACCTTGAATACCAAACATACTTGCGCATTTATCACATTGAAAAGCCAAAATAGATTTTAACGTTGTAAAGTTCATTTTTGATTTTTCTGCCCCTCTAACCATAGGTTGAAATCATTCTTGGCCACTCTTTTTTGTCGTTTAAACCTTATTAACGGAAAATCAACTTCATCCATAATTTCATAAGCAACACGCGTGCTTACACGGAGTATACTGGCTACTTCTTTCGCTGTAAGCAGCGGATCATCATTTGGGGAAGCGATTAATTCAGTTTGCGGCTGAGGTGGTTCTTCTCTCTTTTTATAAATCATGAATCCTTCTTCCAAATTCGAGCATGGTTTCGAGCACTTCAAACACCGATAAATTTCTTGGTGAATGCTGGATCCGAATAAGGCACTGCACTCTCGACATTTAAATACCTGTACAATAGAAAATGTCATATCATCCATGTTTTTTCGTCTCGAGCCATATTAGAAATTCATCTTTCTTTACAAGTTTTCTGCCACCTTTTTCTCCGCCTACATTAAGAGTGGGACAGTCTTTTTGTCTCAGTAGCTCATAAGCTGTGCTCTTTGAGATTCCTAATAATTTATGAATGTCTGTCGCATTCAAGTAAAGCTTATCTTGATTTGAAATAACAATTGGTTCAGGCGTTTTTTGAATATTATAAGTTGTGACCCCGTCTCCAATGGAGTTTTTAACTATTTGACTGCAGCCAGGACAGTAAACATTCTTCTGCCCTTGTACCATAACCATTGAAAAGAAAGTCTTGCAGTAATTGCATTCAAATATCAAGACGCCTCTAACTCTTGTGTCCATCTTTTTATCCTCCAAATAGACGCTGCCATATACTTTTTGGCTCTTCTTTTGCTTGTTCTTCCTCTTTTTTGTCCATTTTTTCATTCGTAGCAGCAATCAGCTTCTTTGTTTCTTGAGACTCCCGAATGGACTTCATAAGCATCTCATCCCGTTTTTTAAGGCTATCTTCTATGTAAGTTTGTTGCTCATCAAGTCTTTTAACGAGCGCCTGGTTAAATTCCTTTTGCTGTTCGATATGTTCCATTAAAACAGAAATTAATTGATTATTAGAACGGTCAGAATCACGCTGTTCTTCAATGTTTTCAGCTGGAACGATACCCGTTCGAGGTAAGAACGCACCCTTTCCAAACCTATCTACAATAACGATTGAAGCGTTACTGATCTGCATGCTGTGGTTTTGAACCAGGTCTTTTAGGTGTCTGAGAACTGTAACGTCTCCTTCAACAAAAAGACGGTTATTCTTCTCGGATCTCATAAACTGGTAGCCTGCTTTTTCTAACGCTATACACCATTTCCTAAGCGTGCTGTCACCAACATCTAATGTGAGACTTATTTCCTTTGGTGTAAAGGCTTTTTCGAACTGTTCCACCGTTATCACTCCCGTTCTTGGTCACGTTCTATCTATCGTTATTGTAATTGACCAAGTAAAGCTTGGACAGACGGAACGGAGATTCGCCCCAGGAGGGAATCACCCTGGAATACTAACCAGGGTGATTAATGTGGTTAAAGCAACGATAAAACGAGCTGATACTTGCATTTTGAATTTAATTTTCTTTGTTTCCACTGAAATTGTCATAATGGGCCTTCTCCTTTCTTGGGATGTCTTTCTTTTTAAGAAGAAATTTCATAACCCTTCTTCAGCAAAAGATTTTTTATTCTATAAAATTGAACACGGAATATTCACCATGTTGGTTCTATCTGTGTCTATTACAATACAATCCATTAATAAGTGGCATTTTGCTCATTCCTTTTAAAAATTCTTTTCGAAAGATAATACCGACTTAATTACAATTTGGCGCAGCGAGGGTTTTCCAGGAGATTGAATTCCACCTTTTTTCC encodes the following:
- a CDS encoding helix-turn-helix domain-containing protein → MNFTTLKSILAFQCDKCASMFGIQGDLSKMKCPICGGSSQFISDGFLAYNQVIKLESLSNQESKRSEEFSELPYLLSAKHISEIIGIGLKYAYELMDEKDFPLIPLGRYKKVQREDFFTWLKERRRI
- a CDS encoding DUF3967 domain-containing protein, encoding MEQFEKAFTPKEISLTLDVGDSTLRKWCIALEKAGYQFMRSEKNNRLFVEGDVTVLRHLKDLVQNHSMQISNASIVIVDRFGKGAFLPRTGIVPAENIEEQRDSDRSNNQLISVLMEHIEQQKEFNQALVKRLDEQQTYIEDSLKKRDEMLMKSIRESQETKKLIAATNEKMDKKEEEQAKEEPKSIWQRLFGG
- a CDS encoding FtsK/SpoIIIE domain-containing protein, which codes for MIKRFLLRAKLQNAFKLVDLSHKFTKGKNQFTRYPSIRIAEERQDYLYYVFYLPEGLNPNDLKKKEYVLSQAFGSAYELKGDGKKYSLKIFTSEPETCISFDFDELQPFLNHRIPVLAGKDSLGEMHSFDMVDNPHLLIAGETGSGKSVTIRMILTSLILTKRHTIDFYLADMKRSEFHLFRYCQGVKAVMTKKDQLLSCLRFLRIELQQRGDLLDGSELEHIDKYNERFPENHRNYILLCIDEVALLKNDKELMDIVEEISCIGRALGVFLILSMQRPDGKVLEGQLKNNLTVRYAFQHSDKINSDITLGRGTKEDASKLGRPGQFYLKNAHITAVQAPFLTVERAKEYLEPYKIRPHIDVKGEVVNEDFAPMTMIGEESE
- a CDS encoding replication-relaxation family protein encodes the protein MNKRDVEILESLRKFRVLDRDQLISMHFQGNADSIQSCNKVMKRLSRDKRVEVDPGARPYNYFPDGSAMKKNSTKIPHFKAIGDFYIDISTVLRPKVFEVEYKTGSKGSVEPDIYMIWNKIPFFVEIQRNIYSKKVMERKLERYKDYYSSGLWKERMKFFPYLWIITEHVYLLNFEPLKVYQTKTVNEMINTYMVKQGAG
- a CDS encoding helix-turn-helix transcriptional regulator, encoding MWGSGKKRSKVGKFIDKQGYSQEDLCAASKISRNTISKICNDPDYIPSRSTMKKLLNAIRKIKPAAEVKDFWNVKDYWDI
- a CDS encoding helix-turn-helix domain-containing protein; the encoded protein is MDTRVRGVLIFECNYCKTFFSMVMVQGQKNVYCPGCSQIVKNSIGDGVTTYNIQKTPEPIVISNQDKLYLNATDIHKLLGISKSTAYELLRQKDCPTLNVGGEKGGRKLVKKDEFLIWLETKKHG
- a CDS encoding helix-turn-helix domain-containing protein codes for the protein MIYKKREEPPQPQTELIASPNDDPLLTAKEVASILRVSTRVAYEIMDEVDFPLIRFKRQKRVAKNDFNLWLEGQKNQK
- a CDS encoding antA/AntB antirepressor family protein, with translation MHAFLAIKTPYKQSFKRMIEYGFELNPDFIAITQKRVTAQKSCLAHF